The Flavobacterium sp. 123 genome contains a region encoding:
- a CDS encoding DUF721 domain-containing protein produces MAKRLNNQSTVGDVLKHIIQENKLQPGMDQIDVKDAWKNLMGNGVNSYTRNVVLKGSTLYVELTSSVLREELSHGKSKIVAMINEELKRNVVKDVVLR; encoded by the coding sequence ATGGCAAAAAGACTAAATAATCAAAGTACGGTTGGGGATGTTCTGAAGCATATCATTCAAGAGAATAAATTGCAACCGGGCATGGATCAAATTGATGTTAAGGATGCATGGAAAAATCTTATGGGAAATGGTGTAAATAGTTATACCAGAAATGTAGTTTTAAAAGGGAGTACGTTATATGTTGAATTAACTTCGTCAGTTTTGAGGGAAGAGTTGAGTCACGGAAAATCGAAAATTGTTGCAATGATTAACGAAGAATTGAAGCGAAATGTTGTAAAGGATGTTGTTCTTAGATAG
- a CDS encoding lipocalin family protein, which produces MKNTFKVLVLCLLFVGCQQKIKPTDIAKINGYWEIEKVVFEEGKDKEYGMNENYDYFQIDKNNKGIRKKVMPQLDGTFLVNDTYENVVVRFADDKAYLDYSTPYMKWSEELITLTDEELVVKNAEKKEYHYKKSGPINILEDGKKTK; this is translated from the coding sequence ATGAAAAATACATTTAAAGTTCTTGTTCTATGTTTGCTTTTTGTTGGATGTCAACAAAAGATAAAACCTACTGATATTGCTAAGATAAACGGATATTGGGAGATTGAAAAAGTGGTTTTTGAAGAGGGAAAAGACAAAGAGTATGGCATGAATGAAAATTATGATTATTTTCAGATTGACAAAAACAATAAGGGCATTAGGAAAAAAGTTATGCCTCAACTTGATGGCACTTTTTTAGTTAATGATACTTATGAAAATGTAGTTGTTCGTTTTGCGGATGATAAAGCATATTTAGATTATTCGACACCTTATATGAAATGGTCTGAGGAATTAATCACTCTTACCGATGAGGAATTAGTGGTTAAAAATGCAGAAAAAAAAGAATATCACTATAAGAAATCAGGACCAATAAATATTTTGGAAGATGGCAAAAAGACTAAATAA
- the ftsY gene encoding signal recognition particle-docking protein FtsY produces MSFFKRIFSSEKKETLDKGLEKSKTTFFSKLSKAVAGKSKVDDEVLDNLEEILVSSDVGVNTTLKIITRIENRVASDKYLGTDELNEILREEIAGLLSETNSGEATEFVIPIQTKPYVLMVVGVNGVGKTTTIGKLAYQFKKAGHKVVLGAADTFRAAAIDQLQIWADRVGVPIVRQNMGSDPASVAFDTLQSAVAQDADIVIIDTAGRLHNKINLMNELTKVKRVMQKVVGDAPHDVLLVLDGSTGQNAFEQAKQFTAATEVTSLAVTKLDGTAKGGVVIGISDQFQIPVKYIGVGEGIEDLQVFNKYEFVDSFFK; encoded by the coding sequence ATGAGTTTTTTCAAAAGAATTTTTTCATCAGAGAAAAAAGAAACATTAGACAAAGGTCTTGAAAAATCAAAAACAACTTTCTTTTCTAAGTTATCCAAAGCGGTTGCTGGAAAGTCAAAAGTTGATGATGAAGTTTTAGATAATTTAGAAGAAATCCTTGTTTCTTCAGATGTTGGTGTGAATACAACATTGAAAATAATTACTCGAATAGAAAATCGTGTGGCTTCTGATAAATATTTAGGAACAGATGAATTGAATGAGATTCTTCGTGAGGAAATAGCGGGTCTATTATCAGAAACAAATTCAGGTGAAGCAACTGAGTTTGTTATTCCGATTCAAACTAAACCTTATGTGTTAATGGTAGTAGGTGTTAATGGAGTTGGAAAAACAACAACTATTGGTAAATTAGCCTATCAATTTAAGAAAGCAGGTCATAAAGTAGTACTTGGCGCAGCGGATACTTTTCGTGCTGCAGCTATCGATCAATTACAAATTTGGGCGGATAGAGTAGGAGTTCCTATAGTGAGACAAAATATGGGAAGCGATCCCGCTTCGGTTGCTTTTGACACCTTACAATCTGCTGTTGCTCAAGATGCTGATATTGTTATTATTGATACAGCTGGGCGTTTGCATAATAAAATTAATTTGATGAACGAGTTGACCAAAGTAAAACGAGTGATGCAAAAAGTGGTTGGTGACGCACCACATGATGTTTTATTAGTTTTGGATGGTTCAACTGGTCAGAATGCTTTTGAACAAGCAAAACAGTTTACAGCGGCTACTGAAGTGACTTCACTTGCTGTTACTAAACTTGACGGAACTGCTAAAGGTGGTGTAGTTATAGGTATTTCAGATCAGTTTCAGATTCCTGTAAAATATATTGGTGTAGGTGAAGGAATTGAAGATTTACAGGTTTTTAATAAGTATGAATTTGTAGATAGTTTTTTTAAATAA
- a CDS encoding serine hydrolase — MYKIICPLIILLFCISCSSETPNPTPTEALYFPPLTGTTWETKTISSLGWNQNAVQPLLDYLELKHSKSFLILVNGRIVLENYFNGHDANSLWYWASAGKTLTSTMTGIAQQEGLLNINNKVSQYIGTGWTSEPLEKENLITCKNLLTMTSGIEDIANGDAVTPESLQYKADASTRWAYHNVYVKLQDVIAQASGQTWNTYFNTKLRDKIGMNGTWIQVDNNSVYWSTTRSMARFGLLISNKGKWENTVIVNENYINEATNTSQSINLGYGYLWWLNGKSSYHLPQSQAVFQGSIIPNAPNDMFMALGKNDQKIYIIPSKKMVIVRMGDAADNVNLALSDFDDVLWQKINALYQ; from the coding sequence ATGTATAAAATAATCTGCCCCCTTATAATTCTATTATTTTGTATCAGTTGCTCTTCTGAAACTCCAAATCCAACACCAACAGAAGCGCTTTATTTCCCACCACTTACTGGAACAACTTGGGAAACAAAAACAATCTCAAGTCTAGGTTGGAATCAAAATGCCGTTCAACCACTTTTAGATTATTTAGAACTTAAACATTCAAAATCGTTCCTTATTCTGGTAAATGGAAGAATTGTATTGGAAAATTATTTTAACGGTCATGACGCTAATTCACTCTGGTATTGGGCAAGTGCTGGCAAAACATTAACCTCCACTATGACAGGAATTGCACAGCAAGAAGGACTCCTGAATATTAATAATAAAGTTTCACAATACATTGGTACTGGTTGGACAAGTGAACCTTTGGAAAAAGAAAACTTAATTACTTGTAAGAACCTGCTAACAATGACCTCTGGTATTGAGGACATAGCCAATGGTGATGCTGTAACACCCGAAAGCCTTCAATACAAAGCAGATGCCAGTACGCGCTGGGCTTATCACAATGTATATGTAAAACTACAAGATGTAATTGCTCAGGCTTCAGGACAAACTTGGAACACTTACTTTAATACAAAATTAAGGGATAAAATAGGCATGAACGGAACTTGGATACAAGTAGATAACAATAGCGTTTATTGGAGCACAACAAGAAGCATGGCACGTTTTGGCTTATTAATATCTAACAAAGGAAAATGGGAAAATACAGTAATTGTCAACGAAAACTATATCAATGAAGCTACAAATACATCACAATCAATAAATCTTGGATACGGATATTTGTGGTGGCTCAACGGAAAGTCAAGTTATCATTTACCTCAATCTCAAGCTGTTTTTCAAGGAAGTATTATTCCAAATGCTCCAAATGATATGTTTATGGCTCTAGGAAAGAATGACCAGAAAATTTATATCATTCCAAGTAAAAAAATGGTAATTGTAAGAATGGGAGATGCCGCAGATAACGTAAATTTAGCGTTATCGGATTTTGACGATGTTTTGTGGCAAAAAATTAATGCATTATATCAGTAA